A genomic segment from Rhodospirillum centenum SW encodes:
- a CDS encoding methyltransferase has translation MASADHPAADHPADAPGTGAALLDRLLSLRDRLVASPRFRHWAARFPLTRPVARRRARALFDLCAGFVYSQVLLACVRLKLFDILAEGPQTPEALAPRLDLPLDSTTTLLRAAAALRLAEARSGGRYGLGPLGAAMLGNDGLAAMVEHHGLLYADLADPVALLRAGRTRTGLGGFWAYAAAEQPAGLERGTVTAYTALMAASQPMVAAEVLGAYPVRRHRCILDIGGGNGTFLMQVAQRAPNLRLMLFDLPAVAEQARERFAAAGLSERATAVGGSFRSDPLPTGADLITLVRIVHDHDDATVLALFRAIAEALGPDGTLLIAEPMSGTAGAEPVGDAYFGLYLMAMGSGRPRTPAELEALLRQAGFGHVEMARTSTPLVASVLVARLGRTG, from the coding sequence ATGGCATCAGCGGATCATCCCGCGGCGGATCACCCCGCGGACGCTCCCGGCACGGGGGCTGCCCTGCTGGACCGGCTGCTTTCGCTGCGCGACCGGCTGGTCGCCAGCCCGCGCTTCCGCCACTGGGCGGCGCGCTTCCCCCTCACCCGCCCGGTCGCGCGGCGCCGTGCCCGGGCGCTGTTCGATCTCTGTGCCGGCTTCGTCTATTCGCAGGTGCTGCTGGCCTGCGTGCGGCTGAAGCTGTTCGACATCCTGGCCGAGGGGCCGCAGACGCCCGAGGCCCTGGCGCCCCGCCTGGACCTGCCGCTCGACTCGACGACGACGCTGCTGCGCGCCGCCGCGGCGCTGCGGCTGGCCGAAGCGCGCAGCGGCGGCCGCTACGGGCTGGGCCCGCTGGGCGCCGCCATGCTGGGCAATGACGGGCTGGCCGCCATGGTGGAGCATCACGGCCTGCTGTATGCCGATCTGGCCGACCCGGTTGCCCTGCTGCGGGCCGGGCGGACCCGGACGGGACTCGGCGGTTTCTGGGCCTATGCGGCGGCCGAGCAGCCCGCCGGCCTGGAGCGCGGCACCGTCACCGCCTACACGGCGCTGATGGCCGCCTCGCAGCCGATGGTCGCGGCGGAGGTGCTGGGCGCCTATCCGGTGCGCCGGCACCGCTGCATCCTGGATATCGGCGGCGGCAACGGCACCTTCCTGATGCAGGTGGCGCAGCGTGCGCCGAACCTGCGGCTGATGCTGTTCGATCTGCCCGCCGTGGCCGAGCAGGCGCGCGAGCGCTTCGCCGCCGCCGGGCTGTCGGAGCGCGCGACCGCGGTCGGCGGCAGTTTCCGCAGCGATCCGCTGCCGACGGGCGCCGACCTCATCACCCTGGTCCGCATCGTCCACGACCATGACGATGCGACCGTGCTGGCGCTCTTCCGGGCCATCGCCGAGGCGCTGGGCCCCGACGGCACGCTGCTGATCGCCGAACCCATGTCCGGCACCGCCGGGGCCGAGCCCGTGGGCGACGCTTACTTCGGTCTGTACCTGATGGCCATGGGCAGCGGCCGGCCGCGCACGCCGGCCGAACTGGAGGCGCTGCTGCGCCAGGCCGGCTTCGGCCATGTCGAAATGGCTAGGACGAGCACCCCCTTGGTGGCGAGCGTCCTGGTCGCGCGTCTTGGTCGCACCGGCTGA
- the bchC gene encoding chlorophyll synthesis pathway protein BchC — translation MNTLAVVLEEPERLSLRQLELAPQTDDDVTVDILWSGISTGTERLLWQGRMPPFPGMGYPLVPGYESVGRVVSAGSAAGRQVGEMVFVPGARCYGEVRGLFGGAASRVVVPGARVIPVDERLGERAVLLALAATAYHAVVGGGRPDLIIGHGVLGRLLARLAVEAGGAPVVWETNPTRRGGAEGYAVVDPATDERRDYQAIYDVSGDSKLLDTLVGRLARGGEIVLAGFYSEPLSFTFPPAFMREARFRVAAEWRDPDLVAVKDLIDSGRLSLDGLITHRQEAKDADAAYRTAFGDPACLKMILDWRG, via the coding sequence ATGAACACCCTTGCGGTAGTGCTGGAAGAGCCTGAGCGCCTGTCGTTGCGCCAGCTCGAACTCGCACCCCAGACGGATGACGACGTGACTGTCGATATCCTCTGGAGCGGGATCAGCACGGGCACGGAAAGACTGCTCTGGCAAGGCCGGATGCCCCCCTTCCCGGGGATGGGCTATCCGCTGGTGCCCGGGTACGAGTCCGTCGGCCGCGTCGTGTCGGCCGGCAGCGCCGCGGGGCGGCAGGTCGGGGAGATGGTCTTCGTTCCCGGCGCCCGCTGCTATGGCGAGGTGCGGGGGCTGTTCGGCGGGGCGGCGTCCCGGGTCGTGGTGCCCGGTGCCCGCGTCATCCCGGTGGACGAGCGGCTGGGCGAACGGGCCGTGCTGCTGGCGCTGGCGGCAACCGCGTACCACGCGGTGGTGGGCGGCGGCCGGCCGGACCTGATCATCGGACACGGTGTGCTCGGCCGGCTGCTGGCGCGGCTGGCGGTTGAGGCCGGCGGCGCGCCGGTGGTGTGGGAGACCAATCCCACCCGCCGCGGTGGCGCTGAGGGCTATGCCGTCGTCGATCCCGCCACGGACGAGCGCCGCGACTATCAGGCGATCTATGATGTCAGCGGGGATTCGAAGCTGCTGGACACCCTGGTCGGGCGCCTTGCCCGCGGCGGGGAGATCGTTCTCGCCGGGTTCTACAGCGAACCCCTCTCCTTCACCTTTCCCCCGGCCTTCATGCGCGAAGCGCGCTTCAGGGTCGCGGCGGAATGGCGTGACCCGGACCTGGTGGCGGTCAAAGACCTCATCGACTCCGGGAGGCTGTCTCTCGACGGCCTCATTACCCACAGGCAAGAAGCCAAGGACGCGGACGCTGCCTATCGGACGGCGTTCGGAGATCCGGCCTGCCTGAAAATGATCCTGGATTGGAGGGGTTAG
- a CDS encoding chlorophyllide a reductase iron protein subunit X: MTAVLRATETAPAAKPAVEALRDRLRAEAEVEPDPVHTEPATKKTQIIAIYGKGGIGKSFTLANLSYMMAQQGKKVLLIGCDPKSDTTSLLFGGKACPTIIETSTRKKLAGEQVEIGDVCFKRDGVFAMELGGPEVGRGCGGRGIIHGFETLEKLGFHDWGFDFVLLDFLGDVVCGGFGLPIARDMCQKVIVVGSNDLQSLYVANNVCSAVEYFRKLGGNVGVAGMVINKDDGTGEAAAFAEAAGIPVLASIPANEDIRRKSANYEIVARPGAQWGPMFEELARNVADAPPRRPSPLSQDGLLGLFKGESVGRNVVLEPATMEDMCGSTAVSKPSLEVIYDNV, encoded by the coding sequence ATGACTGCTGTGCTGCGCGCGACGGAGACCGCGCCTGCCGCCAAGCCGGCGGTAGAGGCGCTGCGCGACCGCCTGCGGGCGGAGGCCGAGGTTGAGCCCGACCCGGTTCACACCGAGCCTGCGACCAAGAAGACCCAGATCATCGCCATCTATGGCAAGGGCGGTATCGGCAAGAGCTTCACGCTCGCCAACCTGAGCTACATGATGGCGCAGCAGGGCAAGAAGGTCCTGCTCATCGGCTGCGACCCGAAGAGCGACACCACGTCGCTTTTGTTCGGGGGCAAGGCCTGTCCTACAATCATCGAAACGTCCACCCGCAAGAAGCTTGCGGGTGAACAGGTCGAAATCGGTGATGTGTGTTTCAAGCGGGATGGCGTCTTCGCCATGGAGCTGGGCGGGCCGGAAGTCGGCCGCGGCTGCGGCGGGCGGGGCATCATCCACGGCTTCGAGACGCTGGAGAAGCTGGGGTTCCATGACTGGGGGTTCGACTTCGTCCTTCTGGACTTCCTGGGTGACGTCGTGTGCGGCGGTTTCGGCCTGCCGATCGCCCGGGACATGTGCCAGAAGGTGATCGTCGTCGGATCGAACGACCTGCAGTCTCTCTACGTCGCCAACAACGTCTGCTCCGCTGTCGAGTATTTCCGCAAACTGGGTGGCAATGTGGGCGTCGCCGGTATGGTCATCAACAAGGATGACGGCACCGGCGAGGCTGCGGCCTTCGCCGAGGCGGCGGGCATTCCCGTCCTCGCCTCGATCCCGGCGAACGAGGATATCCGGCGCAAGAGCGCGAACTACGAGATCGTCGCAAGGCCTGGCGCCCAGTGGGGGCCGATGTTCGAGGAGCTGGCGCGAAACGTCGCGGATGCTCCGCCGCGTCGCCCCTCCCCTCTCTCCCAGGACGGGCTTCTCGGCCTGTTCAAGGGCGAGAGCGTGGGCCGCAATGTGGTTCTTGAGCCTGCGACGATGGAGGACATGTGCGGAAGCACCGCAGTTTCTAAGCCGTCGCTTGAAGTAATCTACGACAACGTCTGA